Proteins from one Impatiens glandulifera chromosome 2, dImpGla2.1, whole genome shotgun sequence genomic window:
- the LOC124926667 gene encoding uncharacterized protein LOC124926667, which yields MLGWKCFQWSRIPDSLHSRHRTFSLPSPLPKWPPGQGFANGRINIGELEVVKITQFEYIWDCDYKNSTVAFYKPVAIPDGFRNLGFYCESSDCSSSRGFVLVAKEVVSSSDNIRYCPALLKPLDYKLIWCSNDGHGETFNGSGCFWFPNPPEGYEAMGFVVTTTLNKPELDEIWCVRSDLTDRCETYRLLLDTISSFSDSLFRVWEIRPSNRGMLGRGVHLGTFFCSNFGGSIGEHVNIACLKNLNPSLQCMPNLDQIHAMVSHYGPTFIFHPDEIYLPSSVSWFFMNGALLYKRGELVGEPIEVAGSNLPANGTNDGAYWIDLPIDDRREHVKRGNVESSIVYVHVKPALGGTFTDIVFWIFCPFNGPGTLKLCNINIPLGKIGQHVCDWEHVTLRISNFTGELWNMYLSQHSGGKWVDASNLEFIEGNKAIVYSSRNGHASFHHPGSYIQGSKKLGVGIRNDAAYSNFRVDSSVRYEIISAGYLGNGVGFVKEPCWLLFMRKWGPKVSYSIRNKLDQIVNRLPVGIGCRLKNVAYKLPVELYGEDGPTGPKEKNNWVGDERS from the exons ATGTTGGGATGGAAATGTTTCCAATGGAGCAGAATTCCCGATTCCTTACATTCCCGCCATCGGACCTTCTCACTCCCGTCGCCGCTTCCCAAATGGCCTCCAG GTCAAGGATTTGCTAATGGAAGAATAAACATAGGAGAGTTAGAAGTTGTTAAAATCACCCAATTTGAGTACATCTGGGATTGTGATTACAAGAATTCAACCGTTGCATTTTATAAACCCGTAGCTATACCAGATGGATTCCGCAACCTTGGTTTCTATTGCGAATCTAGCGATTGTTCTTCGTCAAGAGGATTCGTTCTAGTGGCTAAGGAAGTGGTGTCATCTTCGGACAATATACGTTACTGTCCTGCTCTGTTAAAGCCGCTTGATTATAAGTTAATATGGTGCTCTAATGATGGACATGGAGAAACCTTTAATGGGTCCGGCTGTTTCTGGTTTCCAAACCCACCAGAAGGTTATGAAGCCATGGGTTTCGTGGTCACTACTACCCTTAACAAGCCCGAACTCGATGAAATTTGGTGCGTACGATCCGACCTAACTGATAGATGTGAAACTTACAGACTTTTACTCGATACCATTTCAAGTTTCTCCGATTCATTGTTTCGAGTATGGGAAATTCGACCCTCTAATCGCGGAATGCTCGGTAGAGGCGTTCATTTAGGTACATTTTTCTGTAGTAACTTCGGTGGAAGCATTGGGGAACATGTAAATATAGCttgtttgaaaaacttaaatCCATCACTACAATGCATGCCAAATCTCGACCAGATTCATGCAATGGTTAGCCATTATGGTCCCACGTTCATCTTCCATCCGGATGAGATATATCTCCCATCCTCTGTTTCTTGGTTTTTCATGAACGGTGCACTTCTTTACAAACGAGGAGAATTGGTTGGTGAACCTATTGAAGTTGCGGGTTCTAATTTACCTGCGAATGGAACTAACGATGGTGCGTATTGGATAGATTTGCCTATTGATGATAGACGAGAGCATGTTAAGCGAGGGAATGTAGAAAGTAGTATTGTGTATGTTCATGTTAAGCCGGCTTTAGGTGGAACTTTCACAGATATTGTGTTTTGGATATTTTGTCCATTTAATGGACCTGGAACTCTTAAGCTTTGTAATATTAATATCCCTCTTGGTAAAATCGGGCAGCATGTATGTGATTGGGAACATGTTACTCTTAGGATAAGCAACTTCACGGGCGAGCTTTGGAACATGTATTTGTCGCAACATAGTGGTGGTAAATGGGTGGATGCTTCGAATTTGGAGTTTATAGAAGGAAACAAAGCTATTGTTTACTCGTCAAGAAATGGGCATGCTAGTTTTCACCATCCCGGTTCATACATTCAAGGGTCTAAGAAGCTTGGAGTTGGGATTAGGAACGACGCTGCTTATAGTAATTTCAGAGTGGATTCGAGTGTGCGTTATGAGATAATTTCAGCTGGATACTTGGGGAATGGAGTTGGTTTTGTTAAGGAACCGTGTTGGTTGCTTTTCATGAGAAAATGGGGTCCAAAAGTTAGTTATAGTATAAGAAATAAGTTGGATCAAATTGTGAATCGTTTGCCTGTTGGGATCGGTTGTAGGTTGAAGAATGTGGCTTATAAGTTGCCGGTTGAATTATATGGGGAGGATGGACCTACAGGGCCTAAGGAGAAGAACAATTGGGTCGGGGATGAAAGATCGTAA